The genome window AAGTAGATTTTTCATCAACTTCAACGTTAACATCATATTTATCTTTAGCTTTAGTCGGAGCTAAGCTAATTGCTACTTTCTCAAAATAATCTAAATTTCTAAGGTTACGCTCGCCTTTTTCAATATATGAACGGTTAATTATGTCACCTTCTTCTGTTTTAAATTCTCTTCTTATAACATGGTCTTCAGTTTTAAGGTTATTAATAATATTAATTTTATTAATATAAACCTTATCAGCTTTCTCAATAATAAATTTAATATCTGCAGTATGATTAGCACTTTTCATTATATCCGGATAAACATTTACTGCAGGATAACCGTTTGCTGTAAAATATTCTCCGATTTTTTCAGCTATATCATCAACCCTTTTCATATTAAAAACCTTGCCTTGCTTAATATTAACAATTTTATTAAGCGGTGTTATATCTATATTAGTTAATTTATTGTCTATTGTAATATTACCGAAGCTATATTTTTCTCCCTCTTCAATGGAATAGGTAAGGGTAAAATATTCTTTAGTATTATTGAGTTCTGCCGATGCCGAAATTACTCTAAAATCTGCAAAACCTACAGATTGATAAAACTCTCTCAGTAATTCTTTATCATACTCCACTCTATCAGGATCGTAAGTATCGTTACTTTCTAAAAAACGAAACCAACGAGATTCTTTAGTTAAAACAATAGATTTAAGTTCTGAATCACTATAATTTTCATTACCGCTAAAATAAATATATTTAATACCGGTTTTTGGTCCTTCTGCTATATCAAAAATAACCTTAACTCTGTTGTTTTCTAAATTTTCGATTTTAGGCGTTACCGTGGTAGCAAAACGTCCGCTACGTTTATAAATTTCTAATATTTTCTTTACATCTAATTCAATTTTAGCTTGGCTAAGAGATTCGCCAGACATTGTATAAATTTCTTTAGCGAGCATATTAGTTTTGATTTTAGAATTACCGCTAAATACTACGCTACTTATAAAAGGCGTTTCAGTAACGTTAACTATTAAATTACCCTCATTTGTTATATACATATTTATACTTCTAAAAAGTGAGGTGGCATATAAATTTTTTATTGCTTCATCTTCTTTAGAATTATTATAGGTTTCTCCTATCTTAAGCTTTAAATAGCTCTCAATAGTAGAACGCTCAACCCTATGGTTACCTTCGATAGTTATTTTACGAATTACAGAGTCAGCTAATGAAATATGATAATAAAAAATAGTTAATAATAAAATTGTTAACTTACTAATTGATCTGATTTTCACCTAAAACCTTCTTTAAGATTTAATTTAAATTTCTAATGTTTAAATACGATGTCATTCCCGCATGGGGCGATTCTGCCAGTGTCATCCCGCGACTTGATCGCGGGATCCAGTCTTTTTAAATTTTTTTCTGGATACCGTGGACAAGCCACGGTATGACACCGAATGCGTTTTCCGATCCACGTACCACTACCACGGGATGACAGGTGCATTTAAACGTAATTAATGTACTCCACTATAGTAGATAATATAAACGAGAGCAAGCAAATCTATAATTTAGGAAAATAAATTTTGTATATC of Rickettsia tillamookensis contains these proteins:
- the bamA gene encoding outer membrane protein assembly factor BamA encodes the protein MKIRSISKLTILLLTIFYYHISLADSVIRKITIEGNHRVERSTIESYLKLKIGETYNNSKEDEAIKNLYATSLFRSINMYITNEGNLIVNVTETPFISSVVFSGNSKIKTNMLAKEIYTMSGESLSQAKIELDVKKILEIYKRSGRFATTVTPKIENLENNRVKVIFDIAEGPKTGIKYIYFSGNENYSDSELKSIVLTKESRWFRFLESNDTYDPDRVEYDKELLREFYQSVGFADFRVISASAELNNTKEYFTLTYSIEEGEKYSFGNITIDNKLTNIDITPLNKIVNIKQGKVFNMKRVDDIAEKIGEYFTANGYPAVNVYPDIMKSANHTADIKFIIEKADKVYINKINIINNLKTEDHVIRREFKTEEGDIINRSYIEKGERNLRNLDYFEKVAISLAPTKAKDKYDVNVEVDEKSTSSIGFDLGYNTAGGLFGRFSFLERNLVGTGKLLNAGVQVSKNSTSYYGGITEPHFLDRDLSLGVNAFRNYTGRGASVLNTTDQSYKLHSIGVKTSLGYEIKEDLGHEIDYLIKRDILSAPSPSSSIFLNEQMGRFITSAIGHTITYDQTDNKIVPKNGYLVSGTQEFAGVGGDNKYIKHEVDGKYYKSFIHNKLTLKLSASGGDIAGLGGKIIRISDRFNLGDYSLRGFASGGVGPREKVTNEGLGGERYYTFSTELNFPTPVPEEFNLTGAVFMDLGSVWGVGLNKKQYQTPNGFYNDKSLRASVGFGFIWVTRFAPIRMDWGFPVKKKKYDDTQHFHLRFSTHL